DNA from Pelodiscus sinensis isolate JC-2024 chromosome 1, ASM4963464v1, whole genome shotgun sequence:
ACAGGAAAGAACTGGGCTGTTTTTCCCCTCTTACAAAGCTCAGTGTTTTGGGAGGTGTCAGAACAATAAGTTTGGAGCAGGATCCAGACACAGATCTGGATTCCAGAGAGTTAACCAGTGTCCCAACTTCTGCTAGGCCAACAGGGGAACTACGTGAAACTTAGAAGGATAAAGGGCTAAGCTGACCCAACTTGAATCTGAACCTTTGGCTCCAGGGAGTCTAGTTATCCAAACCTCAGCACGGGCTACTAAACCAGCCTCTTCTCCAGTCCAACAGAACAGCGCAGTACTGTACGTCATGTAGATATTCAAAGCCAATGCTTACCAACAGTAGTGATGGGCTTGGAATAAGGTAGCAATCCCCAGGTGTTGGAGGAGAAAAGGCCACGGCCATGGAATATGCACGGAGCAAAACCAATGTGTTTCTGAAACGTCTTTTGAACCCATCTCCCCCACGAGCCTTCCTCGAAGATCACCTGCTTGAAAACCTCGTTCTCACCAAACGAATACACCGGGACCAAATCTGCTCTGCAAAGAGAGAAACCAGACGTGGGTCAAAACCTTCCATAGGCTGGCAAGCAGCTTCTAGGCTCAGCACCAACAGACCTGTGCCTGAACAAACAAGAGCAGCAGAAGAGGCTCCCCTGGATTTTCTGCATGATGTATTCACTGCAGCTTTGCCTGCATTATACCTAACAGCCTTCACTATTGCTCGGTGTTATTGTGGTTTGCAAGATGCAATATGCTCCACTAGGGTGCCTCTGTCTAAATCAGAAGACAAAGTCTAAATAAGGGAGGAAAGAcggtgttgtgagaaagacattaGACACACTGAGGAGATCTGGGTTCGATTCCTggctctatgagggtatgtctacacaacaacattattttgaaataactagcattattctgaaataacttagtccacatctacacagcaggcagttattttgaaatactgtcaagatggaggacttcttactccgacgcctgtagccctcattgtataaggaataagggaagtcagaggaagagtgctctattttgaaataagtgctgtgtatccactcccaatttcgaaataagctatttcaaaataagctacttaatTGACGAAGCTCaagttgcgcagcttatttcgagttaagctctgctgtgtagacgcaccctgacaGAATAAATAATTGGCCCATGGAATCTTTTTGTTTCTCATCTATAGGGAAGGATTTCCATCATTTTTCTCCCACTCTGTCTTGTCTCTTCAAATTGCAAGATCCTCAGGGTTGGGCCTGCCTAAATATATGTACAGTGTCTAGTGCAATGATCTCTGCTAAGGCCACTAGATGTTACCATAATAGAACAAACAAACAGCTAAACTGATTTGTCAACAGCTCACCTTTTTTCTAATTTGGGTTTGCTTTCTTACATGCTAAATATTTTACTTACACAAAACAGAATGGCATGGGAAGGGATGAAGCAAGCCCCTGAAATGCCGGTTTCATATcgatgcacacacacaaaaagttaaTCTGGTTCATATTTCAAGGTTGGGCAGAGCAATGGTGTGGAACTGAAACCAAGTAGAAGGACAATATAGGCTTTGAAATAGCAACAAAGCCTTACTGCATTTGTGCAGATGGCACAGTGGCAACTGGGGATACTGCAAAAGCAGTTTGATATCAATGCAAGAACAAAGGAAGATGACACTGCATGTGAAATATCTCCACTATTTTAGGCTAATTCCTTCCATTGCAAACTGCTCCATGTACACACAGTCCCAAAGGGAAAGGCAACAATAAGTTCTTATGCATGAAATCCTGGAATCACACATACTTAATATGGGAAGAGTGCAAATATAAAAGCAGGGCAGAGGGAATCCAAGGAGTCATCACTTCAGCCGTTATATATCTACTCCTATAGATGTGCTGGAAATTAAAGCGTTATGCATTTAGCAGATTTCTCTTTTACCCGTGTCGTAGAGCCAGCTTCACAAATCCCTTTCTATTCTTCAGAGTCACTGAGTTCTTCCCTGGTGTGCAGTTCAAGGATTCTGCAGCTCCTCCCACAACAATGACAATTGCATTTCCTCTGCCATTCTTTGACAAGATGTAATCAATGCTGTCACGGTTCACAGGACAGATACCTGAGTATtccaggagagaaaaaaaatctggctaGGAATTACAGAGGATTGCCATTTGTAGTATACAAGGTGAGTGGGTAAAGAGAACCACATCTGGTTTTGAAAACATGAAGCTTCACATAATCCCCAACTTGTAGAGTGTATCTCCTCAGAACCTCCAGGGCAAGTTACTGCACATATTCAATTCCAGCTGTTACAGACCATCTGAGTGATCCTAAATAGGCTGACCATCCTCCTATTACTGCAATATAACAAGATCAGTTTCGTAGGTTTATTCCTCCTGCCCCATCAACAGAGAGACAGCTCCCTTTTGAAGGGGAATAAAAACTTTATGAACAGCTGCAAATTGAAACAATACCATTACTTTGTCTTTATCTGTGATAGGTAGCCAATTAGTGCTTCTGACATGCAGGTTAGCAAGAGACTATCCCTCCTTGGTAGAAAGCTGTGGAGTGACTCTTCCCCACTGTGCCTGCCATAGATTGTTTGTGTGCACTGTGCCAATGCATGTTGACAATCCGGTAAAATGCTTGGTGCTAGTCCCCTTTGAAAAAGGACTAGATAAATGCATGTGAGTAGACTATTCACGCACATCACCACATTGCTTCAAACTAAATGTGCATATAGTCAATCCCTAAGGCCAgctctacactaaaggggaaagtcgaatTAAAAcacgcaactccagctgtgttaattacatagctagagttgatgtaccttaattcaagtttctgCACAGTCTCCATAGCAGGaggctcccgttggcttcccttgctccttgtgaggagcaggagtactggtgccaatgcgggcaccctctgagttcaatttagcaggtctttactagacctgctaaattgaattccAGAAGATCCATTGCTGCAGTGCTGAGCTTCCTTTTAATGAAGACATCTCCAAGCCTACTGCCACACAGATCACATCTGAGACATTCCAGAGCCAACAAGTTTCCTTCCTAAGACCAGGTCCGCATCACACACTTATTACAGCATAACAACCCTCCCTAGCTTCAGGGCaccccttatcctgctttccaggTGTGGACGGATACTCATAGCAATATGGTAATACTGATCTtagtcctctcccttcccctgccccaactcAGTTTTCTGTCAGCAGGAGAGGTTTATTTGTGGTATAGATCTACCCTAAGATTCTTTTCCTGTCAGATTTGATGTCTTAAGGGGGAAGGCTTGGGACTACTAACGATCTTCTATAAACTTTTTGGTTCATTGCTGTAAGTATAACAGGATTGAGAAGCAAAGTTAACCACAGCATTAAAATATCAAGCTCTAAAGAGAAGATGTTTGCTAGACCAATCTGACTTGTTCTTTCCCACCACCTCCAACTGCTCAATAGATTTTAGAAGATGGAAAAAACTTCTTGTATCCTTTAGCCCACATCTACCAGCGCTACTGCTGGATTGCTTAGAACTATGGCAAGATATGGGCTTCAGTGCACCTTTGTCTTTGTACTAAATAACCCTCCGTCTCAGCCACCCAGCAAGCTAGAAAAGAACAAGCTAAAGAACAGGAGATTCTGGAAATAAACTGATTTGAACTTCAGGCTTTGGACAAGACTAGCTGCAGccctggaggggctgggaggatTTCTAAGAGCTGTTCAAACGGTTTTTTTAGGCACTGAGTTGGAGACCAGAAGAAAGAATGGGGAGGCAcgtgaggtggggagagggagagaggaagatgAGTAAGATCTTTTGCTCTTACCGCCGGACATTAAGTAGTCCCTCAAAATAGGCATTCTGAAGTTCCCAGCTAGCGTGGCAAGGTACGGTCTGATACCAGGAAACTTCTGACCAACACCGGTGGCTTCCGTGCTGAAGTTGCAGAACGCACCCAAGCCCATGATTCCATGCGGGTGGTAGCCAAAAATGTAATTCCTGCTGGTTAGCAGATTGTGGGTTTTAACCAGctgagaaagagaaaaggaaagggaAACAACAACAATTGTTTGTTTAAAAGTGCCAGTGAAACTGGATGCAGAAATTCTTTTGCACAAGACAACTTGGGGCAAAGAGAAAAGGAGACTTTGAAATGCAAGTCTGACACGAAATTCTGAAATCCACAATGTGTCTAGTTCAACTATGTAGAGCTTATTTTTCCAGACCTGAAATTTACCTCCTATCCCCAACCACCAAAGCAATAGAGAGCACTCAATCTCTAATTCAGCTGGGAGGATGGAAATGAATGAGAAATTCAACAGGAAAATCATTTGGCTCCCCACATTGTCACATTTAAGGGAGCAACTGGGTTTCAATAAAAAAACATTTCTCTACAATGCCCCTCCTGCCATCTCTGCATCCAGGGTGTTCTGAAACCATATTCTTTGGAAACAGAGGCTGTACTTCATGCCGCAAAGCGCTTTAGACTGAACGATTGCACAGGGCCAGCTACAGGGCCAGGGAAACTGTTTCTTGTATTCACACTACTTGTATCTGCTAGCAAAATTAAATTTGCGGAGTGACCAACAGCATGCTCAgtgactagagatgttaaaagtttggttaaaaatgtaaccacaagctttacactgcagagcccgcTGCAAAGCCTCTCTGGCAAGGGCTGCAGGCTCTTGCTTCTGAGAGCCAGCGTGTAACGTGCACTGGGAggagctggagggagcagggtgggctgggcccaccacggacaggggctgctctggtgggtcttgtagggctggagcagcctcctgcctggagcagacagagagctgctccagcctctattaaggatgttaagtatcgggtaattgactaatcgaacagtcaatGCAACGAAGGCCcgagggctgttgctacacttcaaaggcgaaagcactgagGCTCGGGGTCAGCtcgggactcccccactgaccccaggttccgggcggtgctgccgctttgaaacaccatggaggaatttcaaaacagcagtgctgcacagagcccagggtcagctgtggagtcatcagctgatcccaggctccacgcagcgctgccgctttgaaatgctgcaaggagtcTGACgccaggctccccatggcattccaagcagcagtgccgcatggagcagctgactccgggctccgtgcgatgctgccactttgaagtactctcttcttctcccccccccttgctgcccctatctGATAAAAGCAGCAagtggaggaaggagggggaaatgactagcaaatgcttatcagatagttaactagaccttcacatccctagcctcTATCGGTTAAccggaaccagtaagcctcacccgtcAAGAGTGAGGattaccagttaaccggttaagctTTTACAACCCTATTTCTAACACCCACCATATCTGCTAGTTTGTGCTTGTGCTTTATCTTCAGTCACCTCCCCAAATAATCAGTTTTCGCTCTTGTTTGGCAACAGAGAGGTCTGAACATTTTTCTTCCCATGTTAGTGAGATCTTTACATTCCTAAGTGAGATCATCCTCCTCCAAATCTCCTAAAAAGCCAAGAGTGAGTGCATAAGGGCTTCATAACCAGTAGCTCGTCCTGTCCGGCTTCTGGGGGAAATGTATGGGATCCAAGAAACAAGCCTTCTTGACTCAAGGTTGTACGAGTCTGCTAAACCgggttggccttaccatgaggagaactgaggcggccgcctcaggtgccagaccatggaagggCACCACTAGGagccagagtgtagaaaattgtgtctgctgctggtgcatatgtattctctctgcagtaccatcaGAGGAGTAGAAcaagaagaaggcagaattgagacctttcaaagttttggcccaagcaaggagctatgggggcatcatttgagctccccgcctcaggtgccaaaatgttgtgggccggccctgatgcTAAACCATTTGAAAATAGGGAGAAGAAAGACGGGCATAAAATCAACTCCTCCCGGATCAACTCAAATTTCACCAGCCCATCTCAGATCTCAGCCGCACACAACAAACAAAGGGCAGAGAAAAATTCAAGTCCTGCCTGAAGCCATTCCAGTTGCGAACTGGTTTCACATACACAGTGAAAGACCTGCCTGTCATTtagagcatgcacacacacaagccaGGAAAAGCCATCTGTGGGAAAGGCAATCCAGTAACTGTCATGCGGTTTAGTGTTCCTGCGCTCACAGCTCACAGTACAGGAGGAGTACTATGTGGTTTGCATCCGTGGGTGATCTTCTCTGCCATTAAAGCCTGGGTACTTATCCAGGTTGTCAACTGGTCTTTCAGAAAACAGAACAGGGATCACTGAATGGAaaatcattggggggggggggccgggatgCAGGAACAGAGAGACTAGCTTTCTTTCCCATGGCGTATTCAGAATCAGACTGTACAGCCTCTGCCAgattccagaaaaacagaaacTTTTGCTGCTCTGTCATAGTACGGTACAACACACACAGTCTAAATTTTGGCCTCCGATATCTACCTGCATCTTGCATTAACATCAGTTTAATGGgtggacttcagtgggagctgcattCATTTACTGGTGATGTGGTAGCACCCAGAAGCCCCAGTCATGAGCCAGAAGCCTATTGTGTAAGGTACTGcacaaaaataacaaaaagtgCTTACAAATCTCTCACATCTAACTGCAGAAGATAGCCCTGTGTATGCACATGTAATAGGCAGTATTTGGAAAGAGCAGAGAAACTTTCCCCCCAAAATTATGCCACTAATGTTGCACCATCATAGCTGATTTATGCCAAGAAGTTTCTTGGCAGTACAACAACATGGCTCAACAAAACTACAAAGCACCGAAACTCATCTCTGTGGGCCTAATGTACAGCAATTAACCAAGTGCCCATGTGCTTGTATGCACATGCAAGAAGTTGTATTGGAAAGAACACAGAAGCTTTTCCAAATATCTGGTGAAGTAGGTTTGCCATAGCACAATGCATTTAAGCCAAGAGGTTTCCAGGCAGCAGGAGGCAACTAAGGACAAGATTTCTCAAGATAACAGATCACCAAAAAACACCTAATTAATCCAGTGCCCAGGAGTTTGACTCAAACAGTGGATGGTGCTCATTTGCCACACAGGTACCGTATTTGTTCTAAAAAAGCACATGAATGATACTTAATGCAGGGATTATCATCTTCTGTGGGGACTTTCTCTTTGTAACAGTCTCACAGAATTTACAGCCATATTACCAATATCCAAAGAGTGTTATAAACATGTTCAGAGATTTATTCTATCATGATAGCAGCCAGAGCTCCTGACCAAGAGGGACCCCGTTTTGATAAGTGCAACCCCCATGCCCTCAGAATGTTGTTTTACAAATGAGGGCAAATGTGTGTcagggttttcctctcctttttaaTCTAAGCAAAAAGGAGAGCCCATCTCTACCGAAGGTCTGACTTTGAGCATACAGAATCTCCAATCACAGACCAGGCCCcagtgtgccaggtgctgtacaaacaaaaaCCCTAGATCCTATCCTATTATTAGTTCATGGTGCTGACAGCGTTCGAGAATCAGGCACCACGTGCTTTTAGAATTAAAATGTGCCATGTCAGATCAGCAGACGAAGAAATGGAGACATTCTGTTTGCGTCGAACTTAGGAACTGCACAAACTGCTGTGCATTGCTAAGTGGCCCTGGAGAGCACGTTCTGCCATCTTGCTTTATTCCAGCACCTGGGCAGGGCAGAAAGAACATTCCACAACTGTATGGGCTTTGAGAGGCAAGCAAATGTCACATGCCCACGCCATGGAATGGAAACTGCTTTTCAGGAGCATCTGGGATGACTAAATGGAGGGGAATGGGTGGAGACACACTGAAAACTTGTTTATGGGGAAAATAGCATTTCCTGACTTCTCCTGCCCAAGCACAGGGAGGCAGGTAGCAAGAAGTCAGCAGGAGGGAGGCCAGGGTAAGGAGGCTGGTCACAGTGCACCTACACGGAGCTGTTTATTCATAGCCTAGCACTTCAGGCTCTCGCAGTTAAAAGGGTGGAGGAGCGGATTACCCCTTTGCTGTAAGGCTAGCAGTACAAACTAAGCTACAGGCAGCTCTCCCACAGCCAGGGAAGTCTACATAGCAAAGGAGAACACAGAGTCAGGACTCACAGGTTCATtgctagctctgccactgactctctATGAAGTGGGCAACTTATTTAATCTCAGCGGCTTGGTTTCCTCAGCTGTCAAGAGAGGGGGCCATACCTCTCTCAGGAGTAACGCAGCTTTGGGGCACAGCTCAGAAACCCTCTAATTAAAGATGCAGCAAGGGCTAGGCTACAATTCAGCATTCTCATAATGCCTACACAGAGCCTGCCCCTTCTATATgcctcagggcacgtctacacagcaggcaaaagtcgaattaagatacataacttctgCTACATCAATTacgtagctgaaatcaaaatagcttaatttggcttttggcactgtctacgcagcaggaagtcgaagacttcccttactccttgtgaaatgagggttgcagtagtcagagtaagaagtcttccatctcGCCCTCATTTCAAaacaatggcttgctgtgtagacatgcactatgttatttcaaaataatgccacttgttctgaaataatgctgggctgtgtctacattggcacccctttccggaaaagggatgctaatgagacacttcggaattgaaaattccgcgggggatttaaatatcccccgtggcagttgcatgaacatggctgccgcttttttccggctcgggttatgccggagaaaggcgccagtctagacgtgaacttgcggaaaataagcccttttccggaagatcccttattcctacttgcataaccccgagctggaaaaaagcggcagccatgttcatgcaactgccgcgggggatatttaaatcccccgtggaatttgcaattctgaagtgtctcattagcatcccttttccggaaaggggtgccaatgtagacacagccctgctgagtagac
Protein-coding regions in this window:
- the DGAT2 gene encoding diacylglycerol O-acyltransferase 2 isoform X4, whose product is MKTIIAAYSGVLRVSGTKHEWEEAVLGTRIGTGSSILSALQDLSWLSKSKVEKQLQIISVLQWVLTFLIMGVACTVTLMYILCTDCWVIAAVYLAWLVFDWNTPKKGGRRSQWVRNWAIWRYFRDYFPIRLVKTHNLLTSRNYIFGYHPHGIMGLGAFCNFSTEATGVGQKFPGIRPYLATLAGNFRMPILRDYLMSGGICPVNRDSIDYILSKNGRGNAIVIVVGGAAESLNCTPGKNSVTLKNRKGFVKLALRHGADLVPVYSFGENEVFKQVIFEEGSWGRWVQKTFQKHIGFAPCIFHGRGLFSSNTWGLLPYSKPITTVVGEPITVPKIDHPSQREIDLYHNIKNCHQF